DNA from Tripterygium wilfordii isolate XIE 37 chromosome 4, ASM1340144v1, whole genome shotgun sequence:
CATGTTTGGAAAAGTTGCATACAAACAAAATCttgttataattaattaagatttaAAAGTGATTTACATGACGAAAAGAGCCTCCAAGTGTGGCTTATGCGCATATATACATAATGATGTTCAAATAATGAAtaagtatatactatatattataATTGCCTTCTTGGTTCATGGAATCTAAACAAATGAAGATTTAGATTGTTAAtccattctatttttttctttcccttttacGTTTTTGCCTCTAATAAAGACGTATAAAAAATGTCAATCAATACCCTATAAGTGTATCATGTCTGAATCTAATTAGAGTTCGTGGTGGTGGAGGAATTAGATGGAAAAAAGAGGAATTCTAGTTATAAGATATCTAATGAAACAGTATTTGGAATTGAGATCTCATTCAAAGAGAAAGATCTCAAACATCTTAAGTTTCTTTTTGTATATTATATGAATAATCCGATCCATGAGGATCACGATTGAGAATTTTTGATCGTCTTTCTCCGAGGAAGAGGTGAAAGATAATCAACTTGAATTCAGGATGGCTATCCGAAATTGTAGTGAAAGACTAGATTTGTTTTATGATGTTTGGCTGAAGAAGAATCATTCTAGGAATTTTTGAGAGAAGACAACGGGCCTATCCAAACACGGTTCTTAGTGTTATACTAATGGGCTTTTCTCAGCCCATGATATAAGTGGGCCATTGTTGGACTCGGATGATAATCAAAATACATAACGCGAGATTCTGCAATATCCGTCGTTGCTTCACTTGCTTGCGGTGCTTTAGAGGGCTTTGGCTTCTCTCTGTTACGCAGAACTgttttagggtttctaaagCCACCAAaccaaatttagggtttaagaggAACAATAGAGCTACTAGATCGAATCGACTATGTCCAAAATAGAAGGATATAATACGTGCCCACCGGATTGCACGTGTCTTAATATGATTCGAAAGGACACGTAGTTATTATACCAGAGTGCATTCAAACTGGGAGGAGGCTGCATAGACAATTCCAGCGTTCGGGCTTCGGCAGAGAGCAAGTAACGCTTCGCGTATTCGGAATTTCAAGATGGGAATGGGATGGATTGGACAAAAAGTGGACTCTCTCAAATCAATCAAGATCAGGCAGCATCTCTCTCAAGCGATCAATATtggttctctcttttgttttttcttctttcaatttcttcattTAATGTTGTGACTTTGAAATCACGAATTATGTCGATTTAGCCAATAATTTTTATATCGATTTTTGgctctgttgtttttttttttggatttttgttcATATTCCGTATTTGGTTTGTGAATTTGTCATTCAGGAGTGATATTTACATTTGCGCTGATGATATGGAAGGTTGTGATGTGCATTACCGGTAGCCAATCACCGATCGTTGTTGTGCTCTCCGGAAGCATGGAACCTGGCTTCAAAAGAGTGAGCTTTTCAGTAACTAAGACTTTTCTCATTAaggggcctttttttttttccttgggatAAGTCATTGCCTACAGGCAATGATGGCATCTTTGCTGTTTGGCCTTGGAAAATTGAGTTTGTAGTTAGATTGCTTGTTCAAGATCACACAACTTTGCTGATGCAGTGTGGCTCGAATGATGATTATATTGCTATGTATTAGCACATGATGATTGCTTCCATGTTTTCTATTGTTGGTTAGTCCAGAGATCTCTGGAAGAAGTCTGTTTTCATTTAATTTCACGTCCATTACTGGCATTAACTCATCAGAGGAGCTTGTTGCTTTTCAGTGTTTATTATAATCTGTAACCATGGATGGCCTTGGCATCCATTGTCAAACACTGAACACAATTTTCTGCTCAgaatgtgcttttttttttgctcacgTATTTTTCATATAGTGGAGTCCCGGACTGTTAATTGCTTCTGTCTGCTGTCATGTGTTGTTTCGACTTTGCATCTGCATCTTGAAGTCCATACCTGATACCATTGCTAACACAACCCATTTCTTTATCGCAGGGTGACTTATTGTTCTTAAACATGGGCAAAGAACCCATTCGTGCAGGAGAAATTGTGGTGTTTAATCTAGAGGTACATTGTGTTCATTCCATTTTGTAATTGTCTTTGTTATCCTAGTTTATCTAAGTTCACTTTTAATATTACCCTCCAATCTTGATAAATATTCCCTTTCCAGAGTTCTTGTAATTGCGTGACCTGCTTTTTGTCTAGATAATGTTTCCACAACTGGACTACTAATACCTAATTTGGGGTACAGATACAGCCATAATGATGGAAAGGATGAATGATCTCTCTATTATGCCAATTATTATCCAATTgaattgcttcaatttgttcCTTGCCAATTAAATTTGGTCACCATAGTCAATGGCAACAAAAGAATTATGAAATATAAATGCTGTATAATTTTCTTCACTATTAGTCAGAGAGAACTTAATTTTATCAACATGTTTCaagcaatattttttttccttgtaattAGCATCCTCTCTTTTCTCCGTGATTAGGCATTGTACTCTCGCATTGATATGATGTTGAACCCTTGCTTTCTTCCACAAAGATACTATTAGCCTATAGCCTCATTGCCTGATCATGAGTTTTTAGTCGAGATTCTCAAGTAGTTCAGAAAATAATCCAGCCTTGTATTGACCTGGAAATTCTTAAGAGGAAAGACATGTACATTATGTAAATGACATCTTCATAAGCTTAGCTACATGGACCTCACAGCTTCTGTTTGCCCACTGTGCATTACGTTCTCCAGCATGCATCTTTCTCCATTGTGTCCTGTTACGTACCTTTTCAATTCCTTTTCTCCTGAGTTGCAActgatatatttatatttcaTATAATTGTTCTTTCTTTGTTAGGGAAGGGATATTCCAATTGTACATCGAGTTATTGAGGTAAGATTTTGTGGAATTCTATCTTTCATATATCCTTTTATAGTTTTATGCAATCTCAGTGtcatcaaaatatgaaaaactgaAGGGCACCATTTTGTTAATTGTgttgcacaatttgaaatttggtTTCCCATGGGAACTTTCAACTGTCATTTTAAGCATTGGTGGAGAAAGCCTTATTAAGATCCTAAAGCTTATATGTTTCTGAAGCTTATGTCTTTTTGTGCAATAGGTCCATGAGCGTAAAGATACTGGAGAAGTTGATATTCTCACAAAAGGTACTGTGATGGGCATATTATGTGGTGCAATGTCACCAAGAAAAAATATTACTTCCACTTCAAGTAAAGTAACTTTTGGGTTGTGGTTGTGACCAATTTTTGCAGGGGACAATAATCCTGTGAACGACAGGGGGATGTATGCTTACGGTCAGTTGTGGTTGCAGCGGCAGCATGTCATGGGGAGAGCTGTGGGGTAATTAAACACATAATATTTGTAAAACATATAGAACAATACTAATGCATCTATTATCCATATTTCTTTAGTGTTTGTCTCGTACTAGTAATTTCATGCCATCTCTAGTATATTAATAACTTCACTTCTCCTAATCATACACTTAATCATCTTGATCCATTTGTGAGAACTTCAATTAATCTTTAGAACTTTGCCTGTGCAGGTCGGTGCCTTACGCTGGTTGGATGACCATCATCATGACTGAAAAGCCCATTATCAAGGTCTCTTTTTTGATGGAATTTAAAGACTTGAAAGTAGATGTTGATTTACCATTTCCTTTTACTGGAAAGTTGGTATGTTTCAATCACTTACTAACCCTTTACTCCCTGTCTGTTACAGTACGTACTTATAAGCGTCTTGGTGCTGATGGTCTTGACATCGAAGGATTAGGTAACAGATTTGAACTTCAAGACATAACGGTGAAAAAAGTTAAGACAAGCTTAATCCCAACACAGAATTTCAAGATTAAGAGTAGACACTTCCAATTGTTAAGACTGTTTATTGGAATGAATAATTTGATACCAGATTACATGCACAGCGTCTGCTAATTATAAATTTTGGTGAAGGAAGTGTGTTGCATTTATCTTTTGTCCCAAAAATATGAATATGGTGAAGCTTGCTTGTAGTTGTCCTTTCTTGCTCTGTATCTTTTCTACCACTGGGAATATGGCTCCAATTGAAAGAGAGAATTGAAAAATAAGCCCTTCTCAAGTTCAACTTTTAACTTGAAAGATAACAACCAGAGAATTATATACCCAACATAACCATTAACCTGCCACCAACCTACCTGTAATCATAGTATCAACGAAGTAGTatgaccaagaaaaacaaattttctttcaaagTGGTGCAATATGGCCGATTTCTCTCATGAACTATTCCGCAGCACATCTACTCAAAGATACTCAAATATAGATGAACTGAAAGTTTGATCAGCTTAGCAAAGACTACATAATCAGAGTCAATGTACTAAAACCAAAGCCTATAAGTTCAGACAGTGACCATGGGGAGGCGAGGAGAAGAAATAACTGTTCTTCCTCTATAAAAGGTTTCACAATTTATCACCTTGATGTTTACGAAGAAAATATTTGAAACGGTAAATATGGACATTTCATCGACATTAAAAAACCTCCCTCAAAGCACTTtcaattgaagagctcgaataCATTCTGATGCTAATTATTTTGAATGGATTTCAGTATTCTGACAACTCCTCACCCCATCTCAGAAATACCCCCAAACAAGTACAGGAGATCCTCTCCCCTTTCCTCTCCTTCCAACACCAACAGTCCACAGTGAAATTCTCATCCGCATGTATAACCTAAACACCTCTCAACTTATATGTAAATGACAAAAGCTTTATTCAACTTACATACCAGCTCATAGAAACAATGTCACTTAGCGACAAGACTACCAGCGACACATAAATGCAAATACTTCAATATAGGCACTACTGAATCTGAAAATGAAATCAGTTTATACATAATAGTAGAGGACATCATGGCCATACTACTATGAACAACAATTGACATGTATAAATTCTCTAATTACCACTAAAAGCATTCCCATTATTGCATATGATAGCagatattatataaataattctgCACGAAAATTCAAGGTGCATCTATAACACACCCAAGTTTCTcgagaaaaaatataaatgccAAGTGGATGAAAGTAAGAAGAAAATCCATCTTTGATACATCCAGGAACCATTAACTATCATCCTTCATTTCTTGTTGCAAGTACATACCCTTCATGTGCTTTGCAAGAAGATCATGTGTTGAACATGCACTCTGCAAAAGTGTAAAAAAAAAGTCTGAACAAAAGCTTCCAAGCATTCAACAAGAGAAAGTATGATTACATGCATAAAATTAATGTCTGATTAGGCAATTTGAAAACCACAATAAACTCTTTCCCTGGTACACAAAACCATAATGCATTACTGGACTATGTAGCATCCAGAATGTAATATGAAAAAAACTTACGCATTCAGAAGGACCTTTGCCAAAAATGGACATAAACCCCAACAGCATATCAACTGTATTTTGTAAATGACGTAATAACAAAGCAagcaaaaaacataaaaccTCCGATGATGTGGCATAGATAAAAATGTCCAGGGTGTCTAAAACCCAAATACCTATCTTCCATGTCATAGCAAATATACATCCTATCATAGGTCTAAAAACAAAATTGTATAACTAGACTTATTTTATTAGGCTGACCCAATCAAGAGAAGAGTACACAACTCATCTTCAATGTTCATAAGATATAAAGTAACATTGACAATAAAAAATCAGAAATGTAAATTCCACCTCAACCGAAGTCATCAAGCAGCAGTAGCTGACTGATATTGCTGCAACATGTTACAGTGAGGCGTCTCCTTTATGAATCCCCACTGCTGCCTCTGCAACTCAGACCGACAGTTCTGTGCCAAAACAGAAACATAATCCCTCTCCACTTGTCTCTCAAGATTCAAACGTTCTGCAGTCCCACGAGGGTAATCCTGCTCGAACTTGGTCGACTTAACATAGAAATTCACTTCCCCCTGCGTGGTGAACTTGTATTCATATGGATACACCCTTGAGAGTGAGTAGATGGGTTCCGAAGATGGCAAAAAGTTCAGCAACAAAAACAGTATCACAGGCAGCAACTGAATAAGGGTGCGCATATTGAAACCACCAGACCCCTGATCACCCGTCCTGTGGCCCATTCCTCCCCCGAAGTTGAAAGTCCTGAACTGAGCTGTTGCAGGAGGCATTCCACCACCGAAGAAGAAGTTCCTAAATATTTCATCAGCATCAAAATCGGTGTCATAAAATCCGTTGTAACCCTGTCCGGCATGCCTAGTTGTGCGTCTCTCAAAAACAGGCTCTTCAGATCCAGTTACATCATATTTCCTCCTGTTCTCTTCATTGCTGAGGCACTGAAACGACTTTGACACCAACTTAAATGCCTCTTCGGCTCCTGGAGCTTTATTTTTATCGGGATGAACCTTCAGGGACAGTTTCCTGTAGGCTTTCCGTACATCCTCAACAGAGCAATTCCTCTCCAGCCCTAAGATCTCGTAGTaatccttcttcttcttaatcTGCCTCACAATAGTTACCTGCTCCTCAGTATACACTGCcgaggatgaagaagaagatgctgATGAAGCTGATGCGCCATTCGGAGTTCCACGATATCGAACAGATGGCTGATCGGAAGGTTTGGTTGAAGTATCAGCTTTCGGTCCAGCAGAACTTGCGGATTCGCCATCAGACGACTGGTTCTCGACCTTTGACAGAAGATCGTCGATGGGGAGACTGGGATCCAGCCGGCGAGCTTTGTTGAGAAACTTCGCCGCTCGACCTCGATCGCCGGAATCGATGGCGTCCTTACCGATCTTCAAGCACTTCAGAGCGTCGTCTTTATTTCCCTCCATTCCTGCACAATTCCGGAAATgttaaggaaaaacaaaaaccctagaaagaaATTCCAGGGAATCAACGCAAAATCGGAGCGTAAGAATGTCGATTTATGAAATCGAATTCATATATGTCTGAATCTCGGAACTGAGAGAGaattgaaaataagaaaatggATTGCGAGTCAAATTACTAGTGCTTCGTCGGGAGAAAAGATTAGGTTTTGATTCTCCCCTTTTATGATTTGGGGGAAACTGTGTAGAGATATCGCGAGTAGAATTATAGAAAGAGAGACTGACGTATCTGACTGGGCTTGGCCTGCCTGAATGGATCCATATGTTGGGCCAGTCTTATATTCAACTGAAGGGCTAGAAGCCTCGAACTTAGTTGGGCTTAATAAGCCTAATTTTATTGGACTAAGCCTAAAAGTTTTTTATGGGAGCAGAAGGTTACCTAGGGCTTCGATGGGCTTGGCCTGATCCGGAAAACGCACTCCACAGTCCACAGTCCACAGTCCACAGCTTCGTTTACCTAAAAGCAAACGCATGACGCGAACGAGAGAGGAGCCTGGAAAAGAAGAAACCGGTGATTGGAAGTTATGGAAGATATGGAGATGGAAGTTCAGAGAAAGCAGTTTGAAGTAGACCTTGGGCATGTTTTGGCCTTTGATTCCTCTCACCACTTCCGCTCTCCTCCTTCCAACTGGTTCGGACCCTGTTCACCTCTCCCTTTGATTTTGTGTTTGCTTCTGTTTCTGTCTAGTTTTCATAGAATGTGTTAGATTGTTTTGGGTGCATTTGTATTAGTTTTTTGTGCTGTATCAGCAAACTGGAAATTGTTTTGCTATTGATGTTCATATACGATTCCACTTCACTGTATGTAAACACctttaaaagagaaaaagaatgtACTTTTACCTGTGACTTGGGATTTAGAAGTAAAGTGAATAGGGTGCTGGATTTTGAGGTTCACGACCATGTGCGTGTGAATGGAAGTTCTTTTGTTGATGcaacatctttttctttttcattggaaAGATGATGTCAcatttctccaaactcttacaGAAGGGAAGTTATCTATTTTGTCCAAGCTTTGATGGAAGATATATTGCCTGCTTCTATTGACTGACATATACATTGCATGATACTGATTTTCATCCACCATGTAATCATTTATCTCCCTGTGGCTTTTgttatttgtaatttgtttggTACTTTATGTATATTCAAAATATGAATTATTTTCTGGAGAATTCTGTAAAAGAGTGTGAAAAGCCTCTTCTTATGTGGCTAAGGAAAATAAAGAAcaattgaaaagctcatcagCAGCCCAGATTCTCGTTGCATGTGAAGTCAGGAACAGGAACTGCTTACTGTGATGATGTTAGGCATCTATTAGTTATAGCATGTGTTTCTGTTGATTTAAGTTCATGGAAGTACTcctctaattaattaaaacttttAACACTACTAGTAGTAGAGTGTAGTAGTACTATTATATTATAACTTTATGATTGTTGCAGCTATTAAACATATCATTTAATTTCTCTCTTCATATTTGTAGGGAGGAGTTGGTAAAGGAATGTCTACAGAGGGGCACTGAGCTAGTTCAAGCGATTGCAGATGGTGTTTTCAGCTTACCTTCTACTGAAGACGTAGATGGTCCCCTTGTGAAGTTGCCACCGCCAACAACAAAACTGCCTAGGGAAAAGCATGTAAGAGCTCTTCCTCTGATAATGACTCATACCCTTGTGATTTTAGTCCGCCTTTAATGCTTGTTGACTAATGATTGGTGTGCTTCACACCTGGTATTTAAGGGAAGTGTAACCTTTTCATTATAGGTGTAGAAAATTAAATATTGCTGGTACTGCCTAGCCTCTCTTCTGTAGATTGTTTTGGTGAAAATATATTTCCAGCTGCTTTTATGGTTATCACCGCTGAAAGTGATTTTTTTCCTAGAACTGCAGCTTTGGGATTAATTTCTGTCACATGTGTATAGATCCGTAAGCCTTAATTGTTCATCATCACACCTCCTCTCTTTAACCatgtttcctttctttttctaaatGTAGTGTGTGGAGGAGAatgttttatatattttgttgcAAGCCAGCATACCAAAATCTGGTTACATATATGCTAACCCCCAACATTGGCAATTTCTTTCTAAAATTATTCTTTCTAAAATTATTGTTTGTAT
Protein-coding regions in this window:
- the LOC119997063 gene encoding signal peptidase complex catalytic subunit SEC11A-like, with translation MGMGWIGQKVDSLKSIKIRQHLSQAINIGVIFTFALMIWKVVMCITGSQSPIVVVLSGSMEPGFKRGDLLFLNMGKEPIRAGEIVVFNLEGRDIPIVHRVIEVHERKDTGEVDILTKGDNNPVNDRGMYAYGQLWLQRQHVMGRAVGSVPYAGWMTIIMTEKPIIKYVLISVLVLMVLTSKD
- the LOC119997062 gene encoding chaperone protein dnaJ 49-like, whose product is MEGNKDDALKCLKIGKDAIDSGDRGRAAKFLNKARRLDPSLPIDDLLSKVENQSSDGESASSAGPKADTSTKPSDQPSVRYRGTPNGASASSASSSSSSAVYTEEQVTIVRQIKKKKDYYEILGLERNCSVEDVRKAYRKLSLKVHPDKNKAPGAEEAFKLVSKSFQCLSNEENRRKYDVTGSEEPVFERRTTRHAGQGYNGFYDTDFDADEIFRNFFFGGGMPPATAQFRTFNFGGGMGHRTGDQGSGGFNMRTLIQLLPVILFLLLNFLPSSEPIYSLSRVYPYEYKFTTQGEVNFYVKSTKFEQDYPRGTAERLNLERQVERDYVSVLAQNCRSELQRQQWGFIKETPHCNMLQQYQSATAA